One genomic region from Prosthecobacter debontii encodes:
- a CDS encoding transposase has protein sequence ELDTVLQAVKGVGTQTSRQLLAALPELGKVSRGQIAALAGLAPYNRDSGKWRGRRFISGGRSCVRRVLYMAALAASRHNPELKVFYKRLKEAGKPSKVALVATARKLLIHLNAILARHFKKTSSNTCL, from the coding sequence AAGAGCTCGACACGGTGCTGCAAGCCGTCAAAGGCGTGGGCACGCAGACCAGTCGCCAGTTGCTCGCAGCGCTGCCGGAGTTGGGCAAAGTATCGCGAGGGCAGATCGCGGCGCTGGCAGGCCTAGCGCCTTACAACCGGGACAGTGGCAAATGGCGTGGGCGGCGTTTTATCTCAGGCGGACGCAGCTGTGTGCGGCGTGTGCTTTACATGGCAGCGTTGGCGGCCAGCCGCCATAATCCAGAACTGAAGGTGTTCTACAAGCGTCTGAAGGAAGCCGGCAAGCCGTCCAAAGTGGCGCTGGTGGCGACGGCCCGCAAGTTGCTGATCCATCTCAATGCTATCCTCGCTCGCCACTTTAAAAAAACTTCTTCTAACACTTGCCTTTAA
- a CDS encoding HvfC/BufC N-terminal domain-containing protein: protein MTHPLSSPARIDHLDDLRQLQRLMSAALFRPLAARDRMQSIWGDGRTTEEVAAGFIKPNDRLTALERLEIYNRQYWFRLLDCLYDDYPGLRSLLGWRRFHRLCRAYLTRYPSRSWTLRNLGRQLPQFIEEAPELTAPRTVLALDMVRFEWAQVLAFDEAHLPPLRVDDLLGSDPSQLCLGLQPHLSLLELSSGVDEYFMAVRKENEERQHGTASQAHGSAPQRRSASRLPQPKLQSLQLVVYRYDAQIYFKRIEREAYLILRALRDGLPVSQALETALTEADASADWTAKIQSWFEIWAALGWFCQTPTKPLSS from the coding sequence ATGACACACCCGCTCTCGTCTCCTGCTAGGATTGATCATCTGGATGATCTGCGTCAGCTACAGCGGCTGATGTCAGCGGCATTATTTCGTCCCCTCGCGGCGCGGGATCGCATGCAGTCGATCTGGGGAGATGGCCGGACGACGGAGGAAGTGGCGGCAGGTTTTATCAAGCCGAATGACCGCCTGACCGCCTTGGAGCGTCTGGAGATCTACAATCGTCAGTATTGGTTTCGTCTCCTGGATTGTCTCTATGATGATTATCCTGGATTGAGGAGCTTGTTAGGCTGGCGGCGGTTTCACCGGTTGTGTAGGGCTTATTTGACGCGTTATCCGAGCCGCTCCTGGACGTTGAGAAATCTAGGGCGTCAGTTGCCCCAATTCATCGAGGAAGCCCCGGAGTTGACCGCTCCGCGCACGGTGTTGGCTTTGGATATGGTTCGGTTTGAGTGGGCGCAGGTTCTGGCCTTTGATGAAGCTCATCTGCCGCCTTTGCGGGTGGATGATTTGTTAGGCAGTGATCCTTCCCAACTTTGTTTGGGATTGCAGCCCCACCTCTCGTTACTGGAGCTGAGCTCTGGCGTGGATGAATACTTCATGGCGGTGCGGAAGGAGAACGAGGAAAGGCAGCATGGCACCGCCAGCCAAGCGCATGGCTCCGCGCCGCAGCGTAGGTCTGCGTCACGTTTGCCTCAGCCCAAGCTCCAGTCCTTGCAGCTCGTCGTGTATCGTTATGACGCTCAGATCTACTTCAAGCGGATCGAGCGTGAGGCCTATCTGATTCTGCGTGCCTTGAGAGACGGGCTGCCCGTGAGCCAAGCCCTGGAAACGGCCTTAACCGAAGCGGATGCCTCGGCGGACTGGACCGCAAAGATTCAAAGCTGGTTCGAGATCTGGGCGGCTCTGGGCTGGTTTTGCCAAACCCCAACGAAACCTCTCTCCTCATGA
- a CDS encoding MNIO family bufferin maturase, producing MPASPYNGYTDYGVGIGLRVPHYRHILEKKPVVDWFEIISENFMVDGGRPLEVLEAILEQYRVVQHGVSLYFGSADPLNREHLKKLKRLVQRTRTPWLSDHLCWGSVDGSYSHDLLPMPYTLAVAKHTAEKIRQARDFLEVPICVENVSSYAEFHQSEMTEWEFLAEVVDQADCGILLDVNNIYVSSQNHGFDPFDYIRGVQAERVGQIHIAGHSRYRKFILDTHDHPVPDPVWDLYAEVIRRCGHTATLLEWDDRIPSFDEVHHEALKANRYLHDTPALVSC from the coding sequence ATGCCTGCTAGCCCCTACAACGGATATACAGATTACGGTGTCGGTATCGGTCTGCGTGTGCCGCATTACCGGCACATCTTGGAGAAGAAGCCGGTCGTGGACTGGTTTGAAATCATCTCCGAAAACTTCATGGTGGATGGTGGGCGACCTTTGGAGGTGCTGGAGGCGATTTTGGAGCAGTATCGGGTGGTCCAGCATGGCGTTTCTCTCTACTTCGGGAGTGCCGATCCGCTCAATCGTGAGCATCTGAAAAAGCTCAAACGTCTTGTGCAGCGCACCCGCACGCCATGGCTGTCAGACCATCTTTGCTGGGGGAGCGTGGATGGCAGCTACTCGCATGATCTACTGCCCATGCCTTATACATTGGCCGTGGCGAAGCACACGGCGGAGAAGATTCGGCAGGCTCGGGACTTTCTGGAGGTGCCCATCTGTGTGGAGAATGTGAGCAGCTATGCCGAGTTTCATCAGAGTGAGATGACGGAGTGGGAGTTCCTGGCTGAAGTGGTGGATCAAGCGGATTGCGGCATCCTCCTGGACGTCAATAACATCTATGTTTCGTCTCAGAATCATGGGTTTGATCCCTTTGATTACATTCGTGGTGTGCAGGCGGAGCGTGTGGGGCAGATCCATATCGCCGGACATTCCCGCTATCGGAAATTCATTTTAGATACGCACGATCATCCGGTGCCTGATCCTGTGTGGGATCTCTATGCGGAAGTCATACGCCGCTGCGGTCATACGGCCACATTGCTGGAGTGGGATGATCGCATCCCCAGCTTCGATGAAGTGCACCATGAAGCTTTGAAAGCCAATCGTTATCTCCATGACACACCCGCTCTCGTCTCCTGCTAG
- a CDS encoding alpha/beta hydrolase, with protein sequence MMTLPFRLLVLASLCFASLPMVQGQAPAPASKPATTKKPDPVDQLAAKLTPTRTLVYKKLPDRELSLHIFEPEGHKAGDSRACFITIHGGGWTGGNPQRMYPFAAHYQQLGLVGISVHYRLHSAKTGVSVFDCVKDARSAVRYVKQHAQELGIDLQKIIVSGGSAGGHLAAATAMFDDVNEAGEDTAISTTPAALVLLFPVIDCSKEGYGQAKIGDSWKEISPVHQVRAGLPPTITFHGTGDTVTPFAGAKAFHEGMLKAGNKSELVVNEGGAHGYLMRDKALLDDSFTRSDAFLKELGLLAK encoded by the coding sequence ATGATGACTTTGCCCTTCCGCCTTCTGGTCCTCGCCTCACTTTGTTTTGCCAGCCTGCCCATGGTGCAGGGGCAGGCACCCGCTCCGGCATCCAAACCCGCGACAACGAAAAAACCGGACCCCGTGGATCAACTCGCGGCCAAGCTGACTCCCACGCGCACTCTGGTTTACAAGAAGCTGCCAGATCGCGAGTTGTCCCTGCACATCTTCGAGCCTGAAGGCCATAAGGCCGGTGACTCACGGGCTTGTTTCATCACCATCCACGGTGGTGGTTGGACCGGGGGCAACCCTCAGCGCATGTATCCTTTCGCAGCCCATTATCAGCAGCTTGGGCTGGTGGGCATCAGTGTGCATTATCGACTGCATTCAGCGAAAACCGGTGTCAGTGTCTTTGATTGCGTGAAGGATGCCCGCAGCGCGGTGCGCTATGTCAAACAGCATGCCCAAGAGCTCGGCATTGACCTGCAGAAGATCATTGTCAGCGGGGGCTCTGCAGGAGGTCATCTGGCTGCAGCGACGGCGATGTTCGATGACGTGAATGAAGCTGGTGAAGATACGGCTATCTCCACGACTCCAGCGGCTCTTGTCCTGCTGTTCCCGGTGATTGATTGCTCCAAGGAAGGTTACGGTCAGGCTAAGATTGGCGATTCGTGGAAGGAGATCTCTCCCGTGCATCAAGTGCGTGCAGGCCTGCCACCCACCATCACCTTTCATGGCACGGGCGATACGGTGACCCCCTTTGCAGGTGCCAAGGCCTTCCATGAAGGCATGCTCAAAGCGGGCAACAAAAGCGAACTTGTGGTGAATGAGGGCGGTGCGCACGGTTACCTCATGCGCGATAAGGCTCTGCTGGATGATTCCTTTACCCGCAGCGATGCCTTTTTGAAAGAGTTGGGTTTGCTGGCTAAATGA
- a CDS encoding DoxX family protein, protein MMTLPQLWTNLNRTVDQIAAYLPDPLLLGIRLYWGWQFFVTGKGKLMNLEATAGFFSDLGLPLPKLQALLAGSTECFGGLLLLAGLASRLTAVPLIFTMAVAYLTAHREVVVGIWEDSDAFVTAPPFLFLFAAVIVFVFGPGKFSADALLRRPTAV, encoded by the coding sequence ATGATGACCCTCCCTCAACTCTGGACGAATCTGAATCGCACGGTGGATCAAATCGCGGCCTACCTGCCGGACCCCTTGCTGCTGGGCATACGATTGTATTGGGGCTGGCAGTTCTTTGTGACGGGGAAGGGAAAGCTGATGAACCTGGAGGCGACAGCAGGGTTTTTTTCAGACTTGGGTTTGCCCCTCCCCAAGCTTCAGGCCCTGCTAGCTGGGAGCACGGAGTGTTTCGGCGGGTTGTTGCTGCTGGCCGGGCTGGCCTCGCGTCTGACGGCGGTGCCTCTCATCTTCACCATGGCGGTGGCGTATCTAACCGCGCATCGGGAGGTGGTGGTGGGGATCTGGGAGGACTCGGATGCCTTCGTGACGGCACCGCCGTTCCTCTTCCTTTTCGCCGCCGTGATCGTCTTCGTTTTTGGTCCCGGAAAGTTTTCTGCCGATGCACTCCTTCGCCGCCCAACCGCTGTTTGA